The following proteins come from a genomic window of Aspergillus luchuensis IFO 4308 DNA, chromosome 3, nearly complete sequence:
- a CDS encoding alpha-L-rhamnosidase (CAZy:CBM67;~CAZy:GH78;~COG:S;~EggNog:ENOG410PIJS;~InterPro:IPR016007,IPR008928,IPR013783,IPR035396, IPR008902,IPR013737,IPR035398,IPR012341;~PFAM:PF17390,PF17389,PF05592,PF08531;~go_process: GO:0005975 - carbohydrate metabolic process [Evidence IEA]): MECQISIETPTVEQHSTGFGIGTATPRLSWRFLTTDSSPRDWGQTAYEVQVVRSGSREETYHVNSNASVLVPWPSGPLQSREIAQVRVRAYGCSAGEEQHSDCATSWSPWRSIECGLLDRSDWVARPIASPEHPQPDNPLRPVRFRKEFQLPAAGTIDKARLYITSFGVYRAFINGHRVGDQCLAPGWTSYRHRLNYQVFDIASLLTAEGPNVLAVEVAEGWYATRLGFLGGRRQLYGDRLAALAQLEVQLGPKGDRFSMCTDSTWTCTPSAIIRSELYDGEVYDARVENPTWNCSLLDQGSRWVAVRELDFPTAALVAPNAPPVRITVEISPVSVQKTPSGATVIDFGQNLVGRLRVRSLNKPSGSRVSFIHAEVLENGELGVRPLRHAKCTDEVILNGTELVDWSPQYTFHGFRFVQVNGWDEESDGSLLLNIKALVMHTDMTRSGWFSCSHPMVNQLHTNAWWSMRGNFLSIPTDCPQRDERLGWTGDIQIFCPSANFLYNTAGMLSDWLQDVAAEQLREKDGCVPPFTVPNIISETLWPHTPQAVWDDVVILTPWALYRSYGDSDILRRQYESMLAWIDRGIRRGSDGLWDPGLWQLGDWLDPTAPPEEPGDARTSGTLVADAYLVHITSVMSEISQVLGQSQDATRFKTDYNRLKAMFQAKYITATGLLVGDTQTALSLAIVYDLHSTPEAAQAAASRLVHLVRLAKFRVATGFAGTPIITHALTKSGHPQIAYRMLLEKSRPSWMYPITMGATTMWERWDSMLPDGSINPGEMTSFNHYALGSIINWLHSTVAGVSPMAPGWKHIQVAPTPGPTIYSAEAMYDTPYGRLECRWSIETDADRFHMDLLIPPNSRARVILPTREKLSQPVGSREDGGFWVGSGHHQFSAPFEWKDYSRDWPPKPLIPIMRKPEPEDIA; the protein is encoded by the coding sequence ATGGAGTGCCAGATCTCGATTGAAACCCCTACCGTTGAGCAACACTCAACCGGGTTTGGCATTGGAACCGCGACTCCGCGCCTGTCATGGCGATTCCTCACCACCGACAGTAGTCCTCGCGACTGGGGGCAGACGGCCTACGAAGTACAAGTTGTTCGTTCCGGATCTCGAGAGGAAACCTACCATGTGAACAGCAATGCATCGGTGCTGGTCCCTTGGCCCAGTGGCCCACTACAATCCCGAGAAATCGCACAGGTCCGTGTTCGGGCATACGGGTGCAGCGCCGGCGAGGAGCAGCATAGTGACTGTGCCACCTCTTGGTCTCCCTGGCGGAGTATTGAGTGTGGGCTACTCGACCGCAGTGACTGGGTAGCCCGACCTATTGCCAGCCCCGAACATCCTCAGCCAGATAATCCATTGCGGCCGGTGCGGTTCCGAAAGGAATTCCAACTCCCTGCGGCAGGTACCATCGATAAAGCTCGCCTTTATATCACGAGCTTTGGAGTATACCGCGCCTTCATCAACGGTCATCGAGTGGGGGATCAGTGTCTCGCGCCCGGATGGACCAGCTACCGCCATCGCTTGAACTATCAAGTGTTCGACATCGCGTCCCTCCTGACTGCTGAAGGTCCTAATGTCCTTGCGGTAGAGGTTGCAGAGGGCTGGTACGCCACTCGTCTCGGCTTCCTTGGTGGGCGAAGACAGTTGTATGGGGATCGACTGGCCGCGTTGGCACAGCTGGAGGTCCAACTTGGACCTAAGGGAGACAGATTCTCCATGTGTACTGATAGCACCTGGACATGCACTCCCAGTGCCATCATCCGGAGTGAGCTCTATGACGGCGAGGTTTACGATGCTCGTGTAGAGAATCCGACCTGGAACTGCTCGCTGCTTGACCAGGGCTCTCGCTGGGTGGCCGTCCGGGAACTTGACTTCCCAACCGCGGCCTTGGTGGCACCGAACGCTCCTCCAGTCCGTATCACCGTGGAGATATCTCCAGTCTCCGTCCAGAAGACCCCATCCGGTGCCACCGTCATCGACTTCGGTCAGAACCTGGTCGGTCGACTTCGCGTGCGCTCGTTGAACAAGCCCTCGGGCTCTCGCGTTTCCTTCATCCATGCCGAGGTGCTTGAGAATGGCGAGCTCGGGGTTCGACCCCTGCGACACGCCAAGTGCACCGACGAGGTCATTCTAAATGGTACAGAGCTGGTAGATTGGTCACCTCAGTATACGTTCCACGGTTTTCGATTCGTCCAGGTCAATGGTTGGGATGAAGAAAGCGATGGATCACTGctcctcaacatcaaggCGCTTGTGATGCACACTGATATGACCCGCAGCGGATGGTTTTCCTGCTCGCACCCTATGGTCAATCAACTCCACACCAATGCCTGGTGGAGTATGCGTGGGAATTTCCTGTCCATTCCTACAGACTGTCCCCAGAGGGATGAACGTCTTGGCTGGACCGGGGACATTCAGATTTTCTGCCCATCGGCCAACTTCCTCTACAATACTGCTGGCATGCTGAGCGACTGGTTGCAAGATGTCGCGGCCGAGCAGCTGAGGGAGAAAGATGGCTGCGTGCCTCCATTTACAGTCCCCAATATCATTAGTGAGACCCTGTGGCCGCATACGCCGCAGGCTGTATGGGACGATGTGGTGATTCTAACGCCCTGGGCCCTCTACCGGTCGTATGGGGACAGCGACATTCTCCGCCGTCAATATGAAAGTATGCTCGCCTGGATCGATCGCGGCATCCGTCGCGGCTCAGATGGACTCTGGGACCCTGGGCTTTGGCAACTGGGAGACTGGTTAGACCCAACAGCGCCGCCCGAGGAACCTGGGGATGCACGCACCAGCGGAACCCTCGTCGCTGATGCCTATCTCGTGCACATCACCTCGGTGATGTCCGAAATCAGCCAGGTCCTCGGCCAGAGCCAGGATGCCACACGGTTTAAGACGGACTATAATCGACTCAAGGCGATGTTCCAGGCCAAGTATATAACGGCCACTGGGTTACTAGTCGGCGATACCCAAACGGCGCTTAGCCTTGCCATCGTGTACGACCTTCACTCCACCCCTGAAGCAGCGCAAGCTGCAGCATCACGTCTCGTCCACCTCGTCCGGCTCGCCAAGTTTCGCGTCGCTACCGGGTTCGCGGGCACTCCAATCATCACGCATGCTCTCACCAAGAGCGGACATCCCCAGATCGCCTACCGGATGTTGCTAGAGAAGTCTCGCCCATCGTGGATGTaccccatcaccatgggAGCGACGACCATGTGGGAGAGGTGGGACAGCATGCTCCCCGATGGGTCCATCAACCCTGGCGAAATGACCAGCTTCAACCACTACGCCCTGGGTTCGATCATCAACTGGCTGCACTCCACCGTGGCCGGCGTCAGCCCTATGGCTCCAGGTTGGAAGCACATCCAGGTAGCCCCGACACCTGGGCCTACAATTTACTCTGCCGAAGCCATGTATGACACTCCTTATGGGCGATTAGAATGCCGGTGGTCGATCGAGACCGATGCAGACCGCTTCCACATGGACCTGTTGATACCGCCCAACTCTCGTGCGCGCGTGATCTTGCCGACTCGGGAGAAGTTATCACAGCCCGTTGGTTCTCGTGAAGACGGAGGCTTTTGGGTGGGTTCGGGGCACCACCAGTTCTCAGCGCCCTTCGAGTGGAAGGACTACTCTAGGGACTGGCCACCGAAGCCTCTGATTCCGATTATGCGTAAACCTGAACCGGAGGATATTGCCTGA